Proteins from a single region of Juglans microcarpa x Juglans regia isolate MS1-56 chromosome 5S, Jm3101_v1.0, whole genome shotgun sequence:
- the LOC121266978 gene encoding uncharacterized protein At3g17950-like has translation MAHQEGGWPLGLRPLNARVGLVRTRDLSGSISFSSTLLTGSPTSSAVSSSDLDTESTGSFFDITLGSLVGVTRILELSRSRRSTRGRAEENVRDRKNKKAKPWLFSLCSKQSTDAVNARNNSSLGNFLEAERRSSAATASVYRQRNQSPTSLIISDANSLFVGGGQVAAPQSSAPNLGENGGRQSNFFLHGNGYGRMGFHYYYRIRACLYTP, from the exons ATGGCTCATCAG GAAGGGGGATGGCCTTTGGGGTTGAGGCCACTGAATGCGAGAGTTGGGTTGGTGAGAACTCGTGATTTGTCTGGATCAATCTCCTTCAGTAGCACTTTACTCACCGGTTCTCCCACGTCCTCCGCCGTTTCTTCTTCAGACCTTGATACCGAG TCCACTGGATCATTCTTCGATATCACGCTTGGCAGCCTCGTTGGAGTCACTCGCATTTTAGAGCTTTCCCGAAGTCGAAGATCGACAAGGGGAAGAGCTGAAGAAAACGTGAGAGACAGAAAGAACAAGAAGGCCAAGCCTTGGTTGTTCTCACTTTGCTCAAAACAAAGCACTGATGCAGTGAATGCGAGAAATAATTCATCTCTTGGTAACTTTCTTGAAGCAGAAAGGAGATCATCGGCTGCAACTGCAAGTGTATACAGACAAAGAAATCAGAGTCCAACCAGCCTGATCATCTCGGATGCCAACTCGCTGTTTGTGGGTGGCGGCCAAGTTGCTGCTCCCCAATCAAGTGCTCCAAATCTGGGTGAGAATGGTGGAAGACAATCCAACTTCTTTTTACATGGCAATGGGTATGGCCGTATGGGATTCCATTACTATTATCGTATTCGTGCATGCCTATATACCCCATAA
- the LOC121266977 gene encoding dof zinc finger protein DOF5.1-like, with the protein MVFSSIPAYLDPANWQQQQNHPFGTSTTSSSQLLPPPLPLSPPPIPHGGGPGSIRPGSMADRARQANIPLPETALKCPRCESTNTKFCYFNNYSLTQPRHLCKTCRRYWTRGGALRNVPVGGGCRRNKRSKGSSSKSPASSTDRQSASAAGSTSSIPSNGGPTADIIGISSQIPQLHYMTPLHQLPDFAAGEIALNYGLNYGTISAPMGLAGDLNFQIGSAGTAGDGGSLLSAGAYEQWRLQQAQQFPFLGRLDPSLGLFGSSVEASSYVGGGVSQAPAAKVSSLGVSTHDQVAAASVKMEESQELNLSRQFLGMPGSDPYWGGSTTAWTDLSGFSSSSTTRNPL; encoded by the exons ATGGTTTTTTCTTCCATCCCAGCTTATCTTGATCCAGCCAACTGGCAACAG CAACAAAACCATCCGTTTGGGACTAGTACCACTTCCAGTTCACAGCTTCTTCCACCTCCACTACCTTTGTCGCCACCCCCAATACCTCATGGGGGTGGCCCGGGATCTATCAGGCCCGGCTCGATGGCAGATCGTGCCCGCCAAGCCAACATACCATTGCCAGAGACCGCATTAAAATGCCCAAGATGCGAATCCACAAACACTAAATTTTGCTACTTCAACAATTACAGCCTCACCCAGCCTCGCCACTTATGCAAAACCTGCAGAAGGTACTGGACCAGAGGCGGTGCTCTAAGAAATGTCCCAGTGGGAGGAGGCTGTAGGAGGAACAAAAGAAGCAAAGGGAGTAGTTCAAAGTCCCCAGCAAGTAGCACTGATCGCCAATCGGCTAGTGCTGCTGGTTCCACCAGCTCAATCCCCTCTAATGGTGGACCTACCGCGGATATAATAGGCATCTCCTCGCAGATACCGCAGCTGCACTACATGACTCCCTTGCACCAACTCCCAGACTTTGCTGCCGGCGAGATCGCCCTGAACTATGGCTTGAATTACGGTACGATTTCTGCACCGATGGGTTTAGCTGGAGACTTGAATTTCCAGATAGGAAGTGCTGGTACTGCTGGTGATGGTGGGTCTTTGTTATCGGCTGGGGCTTACGAGCAGTGGCGGCTGCAGCAAGCACAGCAGTTTCCCTTCCTGGGTCGCTTGGATCCTTCACTGGGGTTGTTTGGAAGTAGTGTCGAAGCATCCAGTTATGTCGGCGGCGGAGTGAGTCAGGCCCCAGCTGCCAAGGTGTCTAGTTTGGGGGTTAGTACCCATGATCAGGTGGCGGCGGCTTCagtgaaaatggaagaaagtCAGGAGCTGAATTTGTCGAGGCAGTTCTTGGGAATGCCAGGGAGTGATCCGTATTGGGGTGGCAGTACTACCGCATGGACAGATCTTTCTGGTTTTAGCTCTTCTTCTACTACTCGGAACCCCCTATAG